One part of the Spirochaetota bacterium genome encodes these proteins:
- a CDS encoding cyclic nucleotide-binding domain-containing protein codes for MSVVPYQNGNYQVAQNDIIFFEGQPAQSINMLTQGKAEVYISTLTGTANEKDVARASYRVFSMPQGMFVGIDALFLATPYSFSYRAAAASTVYAMMANSADHVKAFMNGKREYAPFIFDSLAYAVENSYLALAKINKTVQATQRLADNLAVYFWHLKQSLGFSISPRSEFMQSASTYRDALTASGTAIPRSFSADFFASDFSKMFNTSYVQDTELRPEDADFFRRLKALASEQKKALFTADPILTSYFAKQASDVLFTLASELKNAFIALVRSFETLYAEHGESLFTEYAKAAIELRKTKKDVSATVATLDFITAKVQELIGTFGSEYLAKPAVDEEFMTNLYNQAKGAGSTKQEEAASVSVSEGFEHLPAELKDSVKKIVKFSGITKERADAFFEALEQFKKLPDKFDSESDARKIRKAVTSVFFEIYENVYKNVLKSGDKTRLYHMFLTYAYMDETLLNPEQALTLYKLVDRSPFNPEIPVRNIRDWLITIQTKENEPSVNELGQDFNESIREMKKRGLLNEAEEASYRDSPERRLKHEVENMFRSTHRLCYGQISTYFPVLHKDMIIRDLTQSLLTREAVEQAISDILAIDFSCFHRELLYRDQEKDIDKEFVMKKVIPDFILMPTYGSRAFMWQEISGRNRSSRGRIVLPIFTNENIVNLLIRTIGAFRWELCKTMMGPAWNDVTQSSLTADYTDYIQFYKKNRDLSDEAKQSLEAQMEKNRSNIRDVFTQDYLTWLSYESKGILRLNKVARSILYRHVPFAKPIREHVSKLPMYVEIANRFTNMRRKKVIEIENHYFKYTKSGGTLPTEMAENLRFFKEL; via the coding sequence ATGAGCGTAGTCCCTTATCAGAACGGCAATTATCAGGTAGCGCAGAACGATATCATTTTTTTTGAGGGCCAGCCGGCCCAGTCGATCAATATGCTCACGCAGGGCAAGGCGGAAGTGTACATCTCCACGCTCACCGGTACCGCGAACGAGAAAGATGTGGCGCGCGCGAGCTACCGCGTCTTTTCAATGCCGCAGGGCATGTTCGTCGGTATCGACGCCCTTTTCCTTGCGACGCCGTACTCGTTCAGCTATCGCGCCGCGGCGGCATCGACCGTCTACGCGATGATGGCCAACTCCGCCGATCACGTCAAGGCGTTCATGAACGGCAAACGCGAATATGCGCCGTTCATCTTCGATTCTCTCGCCTATGCCGTGGAGAACTCCTATCTCGCGCTCGCGAAGATCAATAAGACCGTGCAGGCAACGCAGCGCCTTGCCGACAATCTCGCCGTTTATTTCTGGCACTTGAAACAGTCACTCGGGTTCAGCATATCGCCGCGTTCGGAATTCATGCAGAGCGCCTCGACCTACCGCGATGCCCTCACCGCTTCGGGCACGGCGATACCGCGAAGCTTCAGCGCGGACTTCTTTGCAAGCGATTTCTCGAAGATGTTCAACACATCGTACGTGCAGGATACGGAGCTCCGTCCCGAGGACGCCGATTTTTTCCGACGGCTCAAGGCGCTCGCGTCCGAACAGAAAAAAGCGCTTTTCACCGCCGACCCGATACTCACGAGCTATTTCGCGAAGCAGGCGTCCGATGTGCTTTTTACGCTCGCGAGCGAACTTAAGAACGCCTTCATCGCGCTCGTCAGATCGTTCGAAACGCTCTACGCGGAACACGGCGAATCCCTTTTCACCGAATACGCGAAAGCGGCCATTGAACTCCGCAAGACGAAAAAGGACGTAAGCGCCACCGTCGCCACGCTCGATTTCATCACCGCAAAGGTACAAGAGCTCATCGGCACGTTCGGAAGCGAGTATCTCGCCAAGCCCGCCGTCGATGAGGAATTCATGACGAACCTCTACAATCAGGCGAAGGGCGCCGGATCGACGAAGCAGGAAGAAGCGGCATCCGTAAGCGTGAGCGAAGGCTTCGAGCATCTGCCCGCGGAATTGAAGGACAGCGTCAAGAAGATAGTAAAATTCTCCGGCATCACCAAAGAGCGTGCGGACGCGTTCTTTGAGGCCCTCGAACAGTTCAAGAAGCTCCCGGACAAGTTCGACTCCGAAAGCGACGCACGCAAGATACGCAAAGCGGTCACATCGGTGTTCTTCGAGATATACGAGAACGTCTACAAAAACGTGCTTAAAAGCGGCGATAAGACGCGGCTCTATCACATGTTCCTCACCTATGCGTACATGGATGAGACACTGCTCAATCCCGAGCAGGCGCTCACGCTCTATAAACTGGTCGACAGAAGCCCGTTCAATCCGGAAATACCCGTCCGCAATATCCGCGACTGGCTCATCACGATACAGACGAAAGAGAACGAGCCGTCGGTCAATGAGCTCGGGCAGGACTTCAACGAGTCGATACGCGAGATGAAGAAGCGAGGGCTCCTCAACGAAGCCGAGGAAGCGAGCTACCGCGACAGTCCCGAGCGCAGGCTCAAGCATGAGGTCGAGAACATGTTCCGTTCCACGCATCGCCTCTGTTACGGGCAGATAAGCACCTATTTCCCCGTGCTCCACAAGGACATGATCATCCGCGATCTCACTCAGTCGCTTCTGACACGCGAAGCCGTCGAGCAGGCGATATCGGATATTCTCGCCATCGATTTCTCCTGCTTCCACCGGGAGCTCCTCTACCGCGATCAGGAGAAGGATATCGACAAGGAATTCGTGATGAAGAAGGTCATCCCGGATTTCATTCTCATGCCGACGTACGGCAGCCGCGCGTTCATGTGGCAGGAGATAAGCGGGCGCAACCGTTCGAGCCGCGGGCGCATCGTGCTCCCGATATTCACCAATGAGAACATCGTCAATCTGCTCATACGTACCATCGGCGCGTTCCGCTGGGAACTCTGCAAGACGATGATGGGCCCCGCATGGAACGATGTCACGCAGAGTTCGCTCACCGCTGACTACACCGATTACATCCAGTTCTATAAGAAGAACCGCGACCTTTCCGATGAGGCGAAGCAGAGTCTCGAGGCGCAGATGGAGAAGAACCGGAGCAATATCCGCGATGTGTTCACGCAGGATTATCTCACATGGCTCTCCTATGAGTCGAAAGGGATACTGCGTCTCAACAAGGTCGCACGCTCCATCCTGTATCGTCACGTACCGTTCGCAAAACCGATACGCGAGCATGTGTCAAAGCTCCCGATGTACGTGGAGATAGCCAACCGATTCACCAATATGCGGCGGAAAAAGGTCATCGAGATCGAGAACCATTACTTCAAATACACCAAGTCCGGCGGAACGCTCCCGACGGAGATGGCGGAGAATCTGCGGTTCTTCAAGGAACTCTGA